Proteins encoded in a region of the Salipiger sp. CCB-MM3 genome:
- a CDS encoding NUDIX hydrolase: protein MTARYGEPPESGRHYTLRPGAYAILPRNGAVLVTHQAEPWPEYQLPGGGIDAGESPIAALHREVFEETGWRIARPRRLGAFRRFTFMPEYDLWAEKLCIIYAAHPVRPLGPPSEPGHEAVWMNPELAAEILGNPGDRDFLRRVLV from the coding sequence ATGACTGCACGATACGGCGAGCCGCCCGAATCCGGTCGGCATTACACGCTGCGCCCCGGCGCTTATGCGATCCTGCCGCGCAACGGGGCGGTTCTGGTCACCCATCAGGCAGAGCCATGGCCCGAGTACCAGCTTCCGGGCGGCGGCATCGACGCCGGTGAGTCGCCCATCGCCGCGCTGCACCGCGAGGTTTTCGAGGAAACCGGCTGGCGCATCGCCCGTCCGCGCCGCCTCGGGGCGTTCCGCCGTTTCACCTTCATGCCCGAATACGATCTCTGGGCCGAGAAGCTGTGCATCATCTATGCAGCGCATCCCGTCCGCCCGCTCGGCCCGCCCAGCGAGCCGGGGCATGAGGCGGTCTGGATGAACCCAGAGCTTGCCGCCGAGATCCTCGGCAATCCCGGCGACCGCGATTTCCTGCGCCGCGTTCTGGTCTGA
- a CDS encoding CCA tRNA nucleotidyltransferase: MTPADTTVSGEWLTCASTQAVLRMLEAGGHQAYVVGGCVRNALMGVPVSDVDIASDARPERVVELAEGAGLKPVPTGIEHGTVTVVADGIGHEITTFRADTETDGRRAVVRFSDDIAEDAARRDFTMNALYADARGRLIDPLQGLSDLRARRVRFIGEASDRIREDYLRTLRYFRFSAWYGDPEQGFDPEALAGIAGNLDGLDTLSRERVGQEMLRLLSAPDPVAAVSVMAQVGVLAHVLPGASAKALGPLVAEEQRLLVAPDALRRLACLGAAEPDLRLSKAQQKQLHTLQSLIGEMQGPAELAYRHGAETGQDVLLLRAASFEMPVSEPDLSALGVGAAATFPLTARDLMPALKGPELGEALRAAEKRWIASGFTLTKAELLSDE; encoded by the coding sequence ATGACGCCCGCCGACACCACAGTGTCCGGCGAATGGCTGACCTGCGCCTCGACGCAGGCGGTGCTGCGGATGCTCGAGGCGGGCGGCCATCAGGCCTATGTGGTGGGCGGCTGCGTGCGCAACGCGCTGATGGGCGTGCCTGTGAGCGATGTGGACATCGCCAGCGACGCGCGGCCCGAACGCGTGGTGGAGTTGGCCGAGGGTGCAGGGCTGAAGCCGGTGCCCACGGGCATCGAGCATGGCACGGTCACCGTCGTGGCAGATGGCATCGGCCATGAGATCACCACCTTCCGCGCCGATACGGAAACCGACGGCCGCCGCGCCGTGGTGCGGTTTTCGGACGATATCGCGGAAGACGCGGCGCGGCGCGACTTCACCATGAATGCGCTCTACGCCGATGCGCGGGGGCGGCTGATCGACCCTCTGCAAGGGCTTTCCGACCTGCGCGCCCGGCGTGTGAGGTTTATCGGCGAGGCCTCGGACCGCATCCGCGAAGACTATCTGCGCACGCTGCGCTACTTCCGCTTTTCCGCTTGGTATGGCGATCCTGAACAGGGGTTCGACCCCGAGGCGCTGGCCGGGATCGCGGGCAATCTCGATGGTCTCGATACGCTCTCGCGCGAGCGCGTTGGTCAGGAAATGCTGCGCCTTCTGTCCGCGCCCGATCCGGTGGCGGCAGTGTCGGTGATGGCGCAGGTGGGCGTTCTGGCCCATGTCCTGCCGGGCGCGAGCGCGAAGGCTCTCGGCCCGCTGGTGGCCGAGGAACAAAGGCTGCTCGTCGCGCCTGACGCGCTGCGGCGGCTGGCCTGTCTTGGTGCCGCAGAGCCTGATCTGCGCCTGTCCAAAGCGCAGCAAAAGCAGCTTCACACTCTACAAAGCCTGATCGGCGAGATGCAGGGCCCGGCAGAGCTTGCCTACAGACATGGGGCAGAGACCGGGCAGGATGTGCTGCTGTTGCGCGCGGCAAGTTTCGAGATGCCCGTGTCAGAGCCGGATCTCAGCGCGCTGGGCGTCGGCGCGGCGGCGACATTTCCGCTCACCGCACGCGATCTGATGCCCGCGCTCAAGGGCCCGGAACTGGGTGAGGCGCTGCGTGCCGCCGAGAAACGCTGGATCGCGTCGGGTTTCACGCTTACCAAGGCGGAACTTCTGTCTGACGAGTAA
- a CDS encoding ABC transporter ATP-binding protein, translating into MFRRFESMVDPYVDHPQTDRPPTKLLPFMLEYARPFRRVFVWTALLSVVVAAVEIGLIWAMGWVVDILGGEPAEVWDAHGGQLIALALFIMFLRPLIQALDVLLLNNAIMPNFGTLVRWRAHKQVLRQSIGWFENDFAGRIANRIMQTPPAAGEAVFQVFDAITFSVSYVIGAVILLGDADWRLVIPMLIWLGLYGVLMRWTITRVGPASKAASDARSFVTGRVVDAYTNIHAVKMFAHDRQELDYAREAIEEARQTFQAEMRLYTVMDLGLMILNGLLIVGVVGWAVALWMQGEASTGAVAAATALTLRLNAMTGWIMWALTTFFRQLGVVAEGMETIAQPITLVDDADAKPLRLEQGEIAVRDLSHHYGRGQGGLDRISLTIHPGEKIGLVGRSGTGKSTLVKLLLRFYDPESGKIEIDGQDVTCVTQDSLRRQIGMVQQDSALMHRSVRENLLYGRPEASEAEMIAAARQAQAHEFILALEDGQGRRGYDAHVGERGVKLSGGQRQRIALARVILKDAPILILDEATSALDSEVEAAIQDTLYGMMEGKTVIAIAHRLSTIAAMDRILVMDGGKIVEDGAHDALLAQGGLYAGFWARQSGGFLDPDKQGPA; encoded by the coding sequence ATGTTTCGCCGTTTCGAGAGCATGGTCGATCCCTATGTGGACCACCCGCAGACGGACCGGCCCCCGACCAAGCTGCTGCCCTTCATGCTGGAGTATGCGCGGCCCTTCCGCCGTGTCTTCGTCTGGACGGCGCTGCTCTCGGTCGTGGTGGCGGCGGTCGAGATCGGGCTGATCTGGGCCATGGGCTGGGTCGTCGATATCCTTGGCGGCGAGCCTGCCGAGGTCTGGGACGCCCATGGCGGGCAGCTGATCGCGCTGGCGCTGTTCATCATGTTCCTGCGCCCGCTCATTCAGGCGCTGGACGTGCTGCTGCTGAACAATGCGATCATGCCGAACTTTGGCACTCTGGTGCGCTGGCGCGCGCATAAGCAGGTGCTGCGCCAGTCGATCGGCTGGTTCGAGAATGATTTCGCCGGGCGCATCGCCAACCGCATCATGCAGACCCCGCCCGCAGCGGGCGAGGCGGTGTTTCAGGTCTTCGACGCCATCACCTTCTCGGTCTCTTATGTCATCGGCGCGGTGATCCTGCTGGGCGATGCCGATTGGCGGCTGGTGATCCCGATGCTGATCTGGCTGGGGCTCTATGGCGTGCTGATGCGCTGGACGATCACCCGCGTCGGCCCCGCGTCCAAGGCCGCCTCGGATGCGCGCAGCTTCGTCACCGGGCGCGTGGTCGATGCCTATACCAACATCCACGCAGTGAAGATGTTCGCCCACGACCGGCAGGAGCTGGACTACGCCAGGGAGGCGATCGAGGAGGCGCGGCAGACGTTTCAGGCCGAGATGCGGCTCTATACCGTGATGGATCTTGGTCTGATGATCCTCAACGGGCTGCTGATCGTCGGTGTGGTCGGCTGGGCCGTGGCGCTGTGGATGCAGGGCGAGGCAAGCACCGGCGCGGTGGCGGCGGCAACGGCGCTGACCCTGCGGCTCAACGCGATGACCGGCTGGATCATGTGGGCGCTGACCACCTTCTTCCGCCAGCTTGGCGTGGTGGCCGAGGGGATGGAGACCATCGCCCAGCCGATCACGCTGGTGGATGACGCGGACGCCAAGCCGCTGCGGCTGGAGCAGGGCGAGATCGCCGTTAGGGATCTGTCGCATCACTATGGCCGCGGGCAGGGCGGGCTCGACCGCATCAGCCTGACCATCCATCCGGGCGAGAAGATCGGTCTGGTGGGCCGCTCGGGCACCGGTAAATCGACCCTCGTGAAGCTGCTTCTGCGGTTCTACGACCCTGAATCGGGGAAAATCGAGATCGACGGGCAGGATGTCACATGTGTGACGCAAGACAGCCTGCGGCGGCAGATCGGCATGGTGCAGCAGGACAGCGCGCTGATGCACCGCTCGGTGCGCGAGAACCTGCTTTATGGCCGCCCCGAGGCCAGCGAGGCCGAGATGATCGCGGCGGCGCGGCAGGCGCAGGCGCATGAGTTCATCCTCGCGCTTGAAGACGGGCAGGGGCGGCGCGGCTATGACGCCCATGTGGGCGAGCGCGGCGTGAAGCTTTCGGGCGGGCAGCGGCAGCGCATCGCGCTGGCGCGGGTGATCCTCAAGGACGCGCCGATCCTGATCCTCGACGAGGCGACCTCGGCGCTGGATTCAGAGGTCGAGGCCGCCATTCAGGACACGCTTTACGGCATGATGGAGGGCAAGACGGTGATCGCCATCGCGCACCGGCTCTCGACCATTGCCGCGATGGATCGCATTCTGGTGATGGACGGCGGGAAGATCGTCGAAGACGGTGCACATGACGCGCTTTTGGCCCAAGGTGGCCTATATGCTGGATTCTGGGCGCGCCAGTCGGGTGGATTTCTTGATCCCGACAAGCAAGGCCCCGCCTGA
- a CDS encoding LysE family translocator: MTLDPLYAFVFFGLFSPGPNVILLTASGARFGVKRTLPHLFGVVLGVGITAGLTGLGIAALLQQMPRLEFALRIAASAWMLYMAWGLWTAERRKKAEAARPMTLIEGALFQWVNPKVWAVALAAASAYPSALGPVGEALRLGSAFSGLNLFCCLFWTSAGALLTYLLATPAAWRWFTRAMALALASFSVMVFL, encoded by the coding sequence ATGACCCTCGACCCGCTTTATGCCTTTGTCTTCTTCGGGCTGTTCTCGCCCGGGCCGAATGTCATCCTGCTGACCGCTTCGGGCGCGCGCTTTGGCGTGAAACGCACCTTGCCGCATCTCTTTGGCGTGGTTCTGGGGGTCGGCATCACCGCCGGTCTCACCGGGCTCGGCATCGCCGCGCTGCTGCAACAGATGCCGCGGCTGGAGTTCGCCCTGCGCATCGCGGCCAGCGCATGGATGCTCTACATGGCGTGGGGCCTCTGGACCGCCGAGCGCCGCAAGAAGGCCGAGGCGGCGCGGCCGATGACGCTGATCGAAGGCGCGCTCTTTCAGTGGGTGAACCCCAAGGTCTGGGCGGTGGCGCTGGCGGCGGCCTCGGCCTACCCATCGGCGCTGGGACCGGTGGGCGAGGCGTTGCGGCTGGGCTCGGCGTTTTCGGGTCTGAACCTCTTTTGCTGTCTCTTCTGGACCTCGGCGGGCGCGCTGCTGACCTATCTTCTGGCCACCCCGGCGGCTTGGCGCTGGTTCACAAGGGCGATGGCGCTCGCACTGGCAAGTTTTTCCGTCATGGTGTTCCTGTAA
- a CDS encoding DUF1810 domain-containing protein — protein sequence MAELQEFIDAQAQVWPQVTRELRQGQKVTHWIWWVFPQLAELGRSPRARHFGLRDAAEAQAYLAHPLLGARLEECAGLLLLHEGKTPEAILGPVDALKVRSCMTLFEALPSAPGVFAEVLDTLYEGSRCPVTSAALAG from the coding sequence ATGGCAGAACTTCAGGAATTCATCGACGCACAGGCGCAGGTCTGGCCGCAGGTGACGCGCGAGCTGCGGCAGGGGCAGAAGGTCACCCATTGGATCTGGTGGGTGTTTCCGCAATTGGCCGAGCTCGGCCGCTCTCCCCGCGCGCGCCATTTCGGTCTGCGCGACGCCGCCGAGGCACAGGCCTATCTCGCGCATCCGCTGCTCGGGGCGCGGCTCGAGGAATGCGCGGGGCTGCTTCTGCTTCATGAAGGCAAGACACCCGAAGCGATCCTCGGGCCGGTCGATGCTTTGAAGGTGCGCTCCTGCATGACGCTGTTTGAGGCGCTGCCATCCGCGCCCGGCGTCTTCGCCGAGGTGCTCGACACGCTCTATGAGGGCAGCCGCTGCCCGGTGACAAGCGCCGCACTGGCAGGCTGA
- a CDS encoding CoA pyrophosphatase → MSRVRDQIDLLKRALEETSGVSSDFDLNPGTVLPEGRKLRPAGVLAGFVACEQGLELVLTKRSSRLKHHPGQIAFPGGKVDPGDEDAVAAALREAREEVGLAEGRVDVLGSLPAHETVTGFEVTPVLGLIMRDFDPVPEPGEVAEVFRVPFEHIAKLDNYAIQGRRWRGTTRHYWTVPYGPYYIWGATARMLRGLAERMA, encoded by the coding sequence GTGAGCCGCGTCCGGGATCAGATCGATCTGCTGAAACGGGCGCTGGAGGAAACCTCCGGCGTGTCCTCCGATTTCGATCTGAACCCGGGCACGGTTTTGCCGGAGGGGCGCAAGCTGCGTCCCGCCGGTGTCCTCGCGGGATTTGTCGCCTGCGAGCAGGGGCTGGAACTGGTGCTGACCAAGCGCAGCTCGCGGCTCAAGCACCACCCCGGCCAGATTGCCTTTCCTGGTGGCAAGGTCGATCCCGGTGACGAAGACGCCGTGGCCGCCGCCCTGCGCGAGGCGCGCGAGGAGGTCGGGCTGGCCGAAGGGCGGGTGGATGTGCTGGGTAGCCTGCCCGCGCATGAAACCGTGACCGGCTTTGAGGTGACGCCTGTTTTGGGTCTCATCATGCGCGATTTCGACCCTGTGCCGGAGCCCGGCGAGGTTGCCGAAGTGTTCCGCGTGCCGTTCGAGCATATCGCCAAGCTGGACAATTACGCCATTCAGGGGCGGCGCTGGCGCGGCACCACCCGGCATTATTGGACGGTGCCTTACGGTCCCTATTACATCTGGGGCGCCACGGCGCGGATGCTGCGCGGGCTGGCGGAGCGCATGGCATGA
- a CDS encoding Hpt domain-containing protein, translated as MTDRPEGAARQAAAPTLIDWTRAAELRREVGGDDFDEIVALFLREVQRVLDALPAQASEVPDLADRLHFLKGSSLNLGFARMSALCESGEQAATTGKGDTVDLSALRDCFARSRAEFLDQLAVRLVA; from the coding sequence ATGACCGACAGACCCGAGGGCGCCGCGCGACAGGCGGCTGCGCCCACCTTGATCGACTGGACCCGCGCTGCCGAGTTGCGCAGAGAGGTGGGGGGCGATGATTTTGATGAGATCGTCGCGCTTTTCCTGCGCGAGGTGCAGCGCGTTCTGGATGCTCTGCCTGCCCAAGCCTCGGAAGTGCCCGACCTTGCGGACAGGCTGCATTTTCTCAAAGGCAGCAGCCTGAACCTTGGGTTCGCGCGGATGTCGGCCCTGTGCGAAAGCGGCGAGCAGGCCGCCACCACCGGCAAAGGCGATACTGTCGACCTATCGGCGCTGCGCGACTGCTTTGCCCGCTCACGGGCGGAATTTCTGGATCAGCTTGCCGTGCGGCTGGTCGCGTGA
- a CDS encoding argininosuccinate synthase: MSAPKKVVLAYSGGLDTSIILKWLQAEYGCEVVTFTADLGQGEELEPARAKAEMLGVSEIYIEDLREEFVRDFVFPMFRANALYEGLYLLGTSIARPLISKRLVEIAAATGADAVAHGATGKGNDQVRFELACYALNPDIKVIAPWRLWDLTSRTKLIDFAEKNQIPIAKDKRGEAPFSVDANLLHTSSEGKVLENPAEQAPDYVLQRTVPVEQAPNEPEYIEVTFEKGDAVAINGEAMSPATILTKLNELGGKHGIGVLDLVENRFVGMKSRGIYETPGGTVLLEAHRGIEQITLDSGAGHLKDSIMPRYAELIYNGFWFSPEREMLQALIDKSQEHVSGTVRLKLYKGSARTVARWSDHSLYSEAHVTFEDDAGAYDQQDAAGFIQLNALRLKLLAARNRRLKG; the protein is encoded by the coding sequence ATGTCCGCGCCCAAGAAAGTCGTCCTGGCCTATTCCGGGGGCCTCGACACCTCGATCATCCTGAAATGGCTGCAAGCCGAATACGGCTGCGAGGTTGTCACCTTCACCGCCGATCTCGGTCAGGGGGAAGAGCTGGAACCCGCCCGCGCCAAGGCAGAGATGCTGGGCGTGAGTGAAATTTACATCGAAGACCTGCGCGAAGAGTTCGTGCGTGATTTCGTCTTCCCGATGTTCCGCGCCAACGCGCTTTACGAGGGGCTCTACCTGCTGGGCACCTCGATCGCCCGCCCGCTGATCTCCAAGCGCCTTGTCGAGATCGCCGCCGCGACCGGTGCCGATGCCGTCGCCCATGGCGCCACCGGCAAGGGCAACGATCAGGTCCGCTTCGAGCTGGCCTGCTACGCGCTGAACCCCGACATCAAGGTGATCGCGCCGTGGCGCCTGTGGGATCTCACCTCGCGCACGAAGCTCATCGACTTCGCCGAGAAGAACCAGATCCCGATCGCCAAGGACAAGCGCGGCGAAGCGCCCTTCTCGGTCGATGCGAACCTTCTGCACACCTCCTCCGAGGGCAAGGTGCTGGAGAACCCCGCCGAGCAGGCCCCCGACTACGTGCTGCAGCGCACCGTGCCGGTCGAGCAGGCGCCGAACGAGCCCGAGTATATCGAAGTGACCTTCGAAAAGGGTGACGCCGTGGCGATCAACGGCGAGGCGATGTCGCCCGCGACGATCCTCACCAAGCTCAACGAGCTGGGCGGCAAGCACGGCATCGGCGTTCTGGACCTCGTGGAAAACCGTTTCGTCGGCATGAAGTCGCGCGGCATCTACGAGACCCCGGGCGGCACCGTGCTGCTCGAAGCGCACCGCGGCATCGAGCAGATCACGCTGGATTCCGGCGCCGGTCACCTCAAGGATTCGATCATGCCGCGCTACGCCGAGCTGATCTACAACGGCTTCTGGTTCTCGCCCGAGCGCGAGATGCTGCAGGCGCTGATCGACAAGAGCCAAGAGCACGTCAGCGGCACCGTCCGCCTGAAGCTCTACAAGGGCTCGGCGCGCACCGTGGCGCGCTGGTCGGATCACTCGCTGTACTCCGAGGCGCATGTGACTTTTGAGGATGACGCCGGTGCCTACGACCAGCAGGACGCGGCGGGCTTCATCCAGCTCAACGCCCTGCGCCTGAAGCTGCTGGCCGCGCGGAACCGCCGCCTGAAAGGCTGA
- a CDS encoding PP2C family protein-serine/threonine phosphatase has product MSPYLAENLEDRSGEAPIRRVLVVDDSPLQLKILSSMLERWGLEVWQAQDGAEALRICAESRPDAVLSDWMMPGMDGLDLCRHFRTQCGDRYGYFILLTSKSDKAEIARGLDAGADDFLTKPVNAAELRARINAGARILKMQRQLSATLGHLQAAYDAVDRDLQQARLIQEALVPRRARRIGASQVSLLLKPCGHVGGDLVGSFSHCERSVGLYSIDVSGHGITSALMTARIAGLLGGDFPEQNIALERIVHGTLFRAPEEVARRMNERLAADPGIAEYLTMAYAVADLDKGRVDLVQAGHPPPLLLRADGSAEFVGHGGLPVGLIPGASYERLQLQLSPGDRLLLYSDGFTEALLPGGGMLDQEGLLALVRSGGGRGTEFLDDLFWRLTQRIVAGARLDDDVSAALLEFEMP; this is encoded by the coding sequence GTGTCTCCCTATCTGGCGGAAAACCTCGAGGATCGAAGTGGTGAGGCTCCGATCCGTCGGGTTCTTGTGGTGGATGACAGTCCGCTGCAGCTGAAGATCCTGTCCTCTATGCTCGAACGCTGGGGGCTTGAGGTCTGGCAGGCGCAGGATGGGGCCGAGGCGCTGCGCATCTGCGCCGAAAGCCGCCCCGATGCGGTGCTGTCGGATTGGATGATGCCGGGGATGGACGGGCTGGACCTCTGTCGCCACTTCCGAACGCAATGCGGCGATCGCTACGGCTATTTCATCCTGCTCACCTCAAAAAGCGACAAGGCCGAGATCGCGCGCGGCTTGGACGCCGGGGCGGATGATTTCCTGACCAAGCCGGTGAATGCCGCGGAATTGCGCGCCCGGATCAACGCTGGCGCGCGGATCCTGAAGATGCAGCGGCAGCTGTCGGCGACCTTGGGCCATCTGCAGGCCGCCTATGACGCGGTGGATCGCGATCTGCAGCAGGCAAGGTTGATCCAAGAGGCGCTGGTGCCCCGGCGTGCAAGGCGCATCGGGGCCTCGCAAGTCAGCCTGCTGCTGAAACCCTGCGGGCATGTGGGCGGCGATCTGGTCGGCAGTTTCTCTCATTGCGAGCGCAGCGTCGGGCTCTACAGCATCGACGTGTCGGGTCATGGCATTACTTCGGCGCTGATGACCGCGCGGATTGCCGGACTGCTGGGCGGCGACTTTCCCGAGCAGAACATCGCGCTGGAACGCATCGTGCATGGCACGCTCTTTCGCGCCCCGGAGGAGGTGGCGCGGCGCATGAATGAGCGTCTGGCGGCAGATCCCGGGATCGCCGAGTATCTCACCATGGCCTATGCGGTGGCCGATCTCGACAAGGGCAGGGTCGATCTGGTGCAGGCGGGGCATCCGCCTCCGCTGCTGCTGCGCGCCGATGGCAGCGCCGAGTTCGTCGGTCATGGCGGTCTGCCGGTGGGGTTGATCCCCGGCGCGAGCTACGAGCGGTTGCAGCTGCAACTATCGCCCGGCGATCGCCTGCTGCTCTATTCCGACGGGTTCACCGAGGCGCTGCTGCCGGGTGGCGGGATGCTCGATCAGGAGGGGCTGCTTGCGTTGGTGCGCTCGGGGGGCGGTCGCGGCACCGAGTTTCTCGACGATCTCTTCTGGCGGCTGACCCAGCGCATTGTCGCGGGCGCGCGGCTCGACGACGATGTCTCGGCCGCGCTGCTGGAGTTCGAAATGCCCTGA
- the hslO gene encoding Hsp33 family molecular chaperone HslO: protein MTIGSKLAWDDTVLPFQLDHADIRGRVARLDGVLSGILSQHDYPEAVEGLIAEMTLLTALIGQTMKLRWKLSLQVQTRGAVRMIATDYYAPEKEGEPARLRAYASFDREQVTSAPAFEQLEDGYFAVLIDQGKGTTPYQGITPLAGGALARCAESYFAQSEQIPTRFELNFGNVPQADGTSNWRAGGVMLQHMPKASPFAKPLVDGEGGSGDKGVLRPEDLLGDDDDGENWRRVNFHLDTVDELELIGPDLPPTDLLVRLYHEEGPRVFDAQTVRFGCTCSEDRVRQSLSIYSARDIEKMTTDDGIVTADCQFCGAHYELDPETVGFEAKK, encoded by the coding sequence ATGACCATCGGCAGCAAACTTGCCTGGGACGATACCGTCCTGCCATTCCAATTGGATCACGCCGACATCCGGGGCCGCGTGGCGCGGCTTGACGGGGTGCTGAGCGGAATCCTGAGCCAACATGACTATCCCGAGGCCGTCGAAGGGCTCATCGCCGAGATGACTCTGCTGACCGCGCTGATCGGCCAGACGATGAAGCTGCGCTGGAAGCTGTCGCTGCAGGTGCAGACCCGCGGCGCGGTGCGGATGATCGCCACGGATTACTACGCTCCCGAGAAAGAGGGCGAACCGGCCCGGCTGCGCGCCTACGCCAGCTTCGACCGCGAGCAGGTCACCAGTGCCCCCGCCTTCGAGCAGCTCGAGGACGGCTATTTCGCCGTGCTCATCGATCAGGGCAAGGGCACCACGCCGTATCAGGGCATCACCCCGCTGGCGGGCGGTGCTCTGGCGCGCTGTGCCGAGAGCTATTTCGCCCAGTCCGAGCAGATCCCGACCCGCTTTGAGCTGAACTTCGGCAATGTGCCGCAGGCCGATGGCACGTCGAACTGGCGTGCTGGCGGCGTGATGCTGCAGCACATGCCCAAGGCCTCGCCCTTCGCCAAGCCGCTCGTCGATGGTGAGGGTGGCAGCGGTGACAAAGGCGTGCTGCGCCCCGAGGACCTGCTTGGTGACGATGACGACGGTGAAAACTGGCGCCGCGTGAACTTCCACCTCGACACGGTGGACGAGCTGGAACTGATCGGCCCCGACCTGCCGCCGACCGACCTGCTGGTGCGTCTCTATCACGAGGAAGGCCCGCGGGTGTTCGACGCACAGACCGTGCGCTTCGGCTGCACCTGCTCGGAAGATCGCGTGCGCCAGTCGCTGTCGATCTACTCGGCGCGGGACATCGAGAAGATGACCACCGACGACGGGATCGTCACCGCCGATTGCCAGTTCTGCGGCGCGCATTACGAGCTTGACCCGGAAACGGTCGGCTTCGAGGCCAAGAAGTGA
- the ilvA gene encoding threonine ammonia-lyase IlvA, translated as MDEFLDHARAATEEMRSVFPETPLLRNDHLSQLHGADIWLKREDLSPVRSYKLRGAFNAMRKRPDVETFVAASAGNHAQGVAYMCRQFDKRGVIFMPVTTPQQKIQKTRMFGGENVEIRLIGDYFDECLKAAQGYCAEIGGHFLSPFDDQDVIEGQATVAVEIERQLGRVPDHLVIPVGGGGLGSGLLSYFGTDTHYTFVEPQGGACLRAALEAGKPVPLAAVDNFADGAAVAQIGSKTFEVLKGVGVANTLTINEDRLCTSMLEMLNVEGVVLEPAGALSVDALKDLGQAIRGKTVVCITSGGNFDFERLPEVKERALRYSGVKKYFILRLPQRPGALKDFLNFLGPEDDIARFEYLKKSARNFGSVLIGIETADPKNFDALFGKLDAHGYAYRDITDDEVLAQFVI; from the coding sequence ATGGATGAGTTTCTCGATCACGCCCGCGCCGCCACAGAAGAAATGCGCTCGGTCTTTCCCGAGACGCCGCTTCTGCGCAACGATCACCTGTCGCAGCTTCACGGCGCCGACATCTGGCTGAAGCGCGAGGATCTGAGCCCGGTGCGCAGCTACAAGCTGCGCGGCGCGTTCAACGCCATGCGCAAGCGCCCCGATGTCGAGACCTTTGTGGCCGCAAGCGCGGGCAACCACGCGCAGGGCGTCGCCTATATGTGCCGCCAGTTCGACAAGCGCGGCGTGATCTTCATGCCGGTGACCACGCCGCAGCAAAAGATCCAGAAGACCCGGATGTTCGGTGGCGAGAATGTCGAGATCCGCCTCATCGGGGACTATTTCGACGAATGCCTGAAGGCGGCGCAGGGCTATTGTGCCGAGATCGGCGGGCATTTCCTGTCGCCCTTCGACGATCAGGACGTGATCGAGGGGCAGGCCACCGTGGCGGTTGAGATCGAACGGCAGTTGGGCCGCGTGCCCGATCATCTGGTGATCCCGGTCGGCGGTGGCGGGCTTGGCTCCGGCCTGCTGAGCTATTTCGGCACCGACACGCACTATACCTTTGTCGAGCCGCAGGGCGGGGCCTGCCTGCGCGCAGCGCTCGAGGCGGGCAAGCCGGTGCCTCTGGCGGCGGTCGACAATTTCGCCGACGGCGCGGCGGTGGCGCAGATCGGCAGCAAGACCTTCGAGGTGCTGAAGGGGGTCGGCGTTGCCAACACGCTGACCATCAACGAAGACCGGCTCTGCACCTCCATGCTCGAGATGCTGAACGTCGAGGGTGTGGTGCTCGAGCCTGCGGGGGCGCTTTCGGTCGATGCGCTGAAGGATCTGGGGCAGGCGATCCGCGGCAAGACCGTGGTCTGCATCACCTCGGGCGGCAATTTCGACTTCGAGCGTCTGCCGGAGGTCAAGGAACGGGCGCTGCGCTACTCGGGTGTGAAGAAATACTTCATCCTGCGCCTGCCGCAGCGTCCCGGCGCGCTGAAGGATTTCCTGAACTTCCTTGGTCCCGAGGATGATATCGCCCGGTTCGAATACCTGAAGAAATCGGCGCGCAACTTCGGTTCGGTGCTGATCGGGATCGAGACCGCCGATCCGAAGAATTTCGACGCGCTTTTCGGCAAGCTGGACGCGCATGGCTATGCCTATCGCGACATCACCGACGATGAGGTTCTGGCGCAATTTGTCATCTGA